Proteins from a genomic interval of Poecile atricapillus isolate bPoeAtr1 chromosome 1, bPoeAtr1.hap1, whole genome shotgun sequence:
- the LOC131589655 gene encoding serpin A3-4-like → MKMLLFLCLLLVGIHSNSYCYELYQQGVRNQNQRVQENRNMPWQSVRNSVCQFACCFYKEISSRENNGNVFFSPLSISTAFAMLTLGARSDTLTQILRVLCFNPRQISENDIHEGYRQLMQMVNRRNGGLQLNMGNVLFVLDQLKPQEKFLNNLRNFYEGEAYPMNFKKADQAQLKINEYVARRTNGKIKDLINNLDPLTEILLISYIYFNAEWEKPFDPKYTKMSKFFVDGNQAVEVPMMFGMGLFKHGYDEQLSSTIVQMDYKGGASAFFILPDRGRMRKLEKRLSCERLSRWRTLVTKSSVNLYLPKFTLYGTYNLKDNLYKMGIMDLFTDKADLSGITGQPQHRISQAVHKAVVKVDETGTEAAAATGMEIVPMSVPVTVRFDRPFLMVITMENTILFMGKIVNPLKKD, encoded by the exons atgAAGATGTTGCTTTTCCTGTGTCTTTTACTTGTTGGAATCCATTCCAACAGTTATTGCTATGAGCTTTATCAACAAGGGGTAAGAAACCAGAATCAAAGAGTGCAAGAAAACCGAAACATGCCATGGCAGAGTGTAAGGAACAGTGTTTGTCAATTTGCATGTTGTTTCTACAAAGAGATTTCTTCTCGTGAAAACAATGGgaatgttttcttctctcctttgaGCATCTCTACCGCCTTTGCAATGCTGACTCTGGGTGCCAGGTCAGACACCCTGACACAGATCCTTAGGGTCCTTTGCTTTAACCCTCGTCAGATTTCTGAAAATGACATACATGAAGGTTATCGTCAACTCATGCAAATGGTAAACAGAAGGAATGGGGGGTTACAGCTGAATATGGGAAATGTTCTGTTTGTGCTTGATCAACTGAAGCCAcaagaaaaatttttaaataatctcagAAACTTCTATGAAGGAGAAGCTTATCCTATGAACTTCAAGAAGGCTGATCAAGCGCAGCTAAAGATCAATGAATATGTAGCAAGAAGAACAAATGGGAAAATCAAGGACCTCATAAATAACCTAGATCCACTCACTGAAATTCTCCTTATTAGCTATATTTATTTTAACG CTGAATGGGAAAAGCCTTTTGATCCAAAGTACACTAAAATGAGCAAATTTTTTGTGGATGGGAACCAGGCTGTTGAAGTCCCAATGATGTTTGGAATGGGCCTATTCAAGCATGGCTATGATGAGCAGCTGTCTTCCACTATTGTGCAAATGGATTACAAAGGAGGTGCTTCAGCATTTTTTATTCTGCCTGATAGAGGAAGAATGAGGAAGCTGGAGAAAAGATTGTCTTGTGAACGTTTGTCCAGGTGGAGGACATTAGTCACAAAAAG CTCAGTAAATTTGTATCTTCCGAAATTCACGCTTTATGGGACATACAACCTAAAAGATAACTTATATAAAATGGGAATCATGGATCTATTCACTGATAAGGCTGACCTTTCTGGGATCactgggcagccccagcacagaaTTTCCCAG GCTGTTCATAAGGCTGTGGTAAAGGTGGATGAGACTGGCACcgaagcagcagctgccacaggcaTGGAAATAGTGCCTATGTCCGTTCCAGTTACTGTTAGATTCGACAGGCCCTTCCTAATGGTCATAACTATGGAGAACACTATACTCTTCATGGGAAAAATTGTGAACCCTCTGAAAAAAGATTAA